From Streptomyces sp. NBC_00683, one genomic window encodes:
- a CDS encoding aspartate aminotransferase family protein, which yields MTPHASRAPYVDSAAGAAVKAADRAHVFHSWSAQGLIDPLAVAGAEGAYFWDYDGNRYLDFTSGLVFTNIGYQHPAVVAAIQEQAGKLTTFAPAFAVESRSEAARLIAERTPGDLDKIFFTNGGAEAVENAVRMARLHTGRTKVLSAYRSYHGATSTAINLTGDPRRWASDNGSAGVVRFWAPFLYRSPFYAQTEAEECARALQHLEDTLAFEGPSTVAAVILETIPGTAGIMTPPPGYLAGVREICDRYGIVFVLDEVMAGFGRTGTWFAADHYDVVPDLMTFAKGVNSGYVPLGGVAISAEIAATFETRPYPGGLTYSGHPLACAAAVATIKVMEDEKVIENAAHLGEHVLGPGLRELAERHPSVGEVRGLGAFWALELVRNKETREPLVPYNATGEANAPMAAFGAACKKNGLWPFINMNRTHAVPACNVTEAEAKEGLAALDVALAVADEHTV from the coding sequence ATGACCCCTCATGCCTCTCGCGCCCCGTACGTCGACTCCGCCGCCGGTGCGGCCGTGAAGGCCGCCGACCGCGCGCACGTGTTCCACTCCTGGTCCGCCCAGGGCCTGATCGACCCGCTCGCCGTCGCCGGCGCCGAGGGGGCGTACTTCTGGGACTACGACGGAAACCGCTACCTGGACTTCACCAGCGGCCTCGTCTTCACCAACATCGGCTACCAGCACCCCGCCGTCGTCGCCGCGATCCAGGAGCAGGCGGGCAAGCTCACCACCTTCGCCCCCGCGTTCGCCGTCGAGTCGCGCTCCGAGGCCGCACGCCTCATCGCCGAGCGCACCCCCGGCGACCTGGACAAGATCTTCTTCACCAACGGCGGCGCCGAGGCCGTCGAGAACGCCGTCCGCATGGCCCGGCTGCACACCGGCCGTACGAAGGTGCTCTCCGCCTACCGCTCGTACCACGGCGCCACCTCCACCGCGATCAACCTCACCGGCGACCCGCGCCGCTGGGCGTCCGACAACGGCTCGGCGGGTGTCGTCCGCTTCTGGGCGCCGTTCCTCTACCGCTCGCCCTTCTACGCGCAGACCGAGGCCGAGGAGTGCGCCCGCGCCCTGCAGCACCTGGAGGACACCCTCGCCTTCGAGGGCCCGTCGACCGTCGCCGCGGTGATCCTGGAGACCATCCCCGGCACGGCGGGCATCATGACGCCGCCGCCCGGCTACCTCGCGGGCGTCCGTGAGATCTGCGACCGGTACGGGATCGTCTTCGTCCTCGACGAGGTGATGGCCGGCTTCGGGCGCACCGGCACGTGGTTCGCGGCCGACCACTACGACGTCGTGCCGGACCTGATGACGTTCGCGAAGGGCGTCAACTCCGGTTACGTACCGCTCGGCGGCGTCGCGATCAGCGCCGAGATCGCCGCCACCTTCGAGACGCGGCCCTACCCCGGCGGACTCACCTACTCCGGTCACCCCCTTGCCTGTGCGGCGGCCGTCGCGACGATCAAGGTCATGGAGGACGAGAAGGTCATCGAGAACGCCGCACACCTCGGTGAGCACGTCCTCGGCCCCGGTCTGCGCGAGCTCGCCGAACGCCACCCGTCGGTCGGCGAGGTCCGCGGTCTCGGCGCCTTCTGGGCGCTCGAACTGGTCCGCAACAAGGAGACACGCGAGCCGCTGGTCCCGTACAACGCGACCGGCGAGGCCAACGCCCCCATGGCCGCCTTCGGCGCGGCCTGCAAGAAGAACGGCCTGTGGCCCTTCATCAACATGAACCGCACCCACGCGGTCCCCGCCTGCAACGTCACCGAGGCCGAGGCGAAGGAAGGCCTCGCCGCCCTGGACGTGGCCCTCGCGGTCGCCGACGAGCACACCGTCTGA
- a CDS encoding GntR family transcriptional regulator — protein sequence MCASGGVTRSTLRQQITDALRDEVLAGRLQPGLEFTVKQIAEQYGVSATPVREALFDLSAQGLLESDQHRGFRVRQFTVADYRSMVEARALVIDGVFRKIFDGTGSAPEVLGAHRDALVSVRRRAEEAARAARGGDLDILIGYDLRFWRELGAVVGNTYITDFLHRLRVQAWVFAVPYLRGDTDVRDWLWNGHQVLVEAIIAADGDEVRAILDGYYAHGLKWADRLAADDPPHPGRG from the coding sequence ATGTGTGCGAGCGGAGGTGTGACCCGCAGTACGCTGCGGCAGCAGATCACCGACGCGCTGCGTGACGAGGTGCTTGCGGGGCGTCTGCAGCCGGGGCTGGAGTTCACCGTCAAGCAGATCGCCGAGCAGTACGGGGTGTCCGCGACGCCCGTCCGCGAGGCGCTCTTCGACCTCTCCGCGCAGGGGCTCCTCGAATCCGACCAGCACCGGGGCTTCCGGGTGCGCCAGTTCACCGTCGCCGACTACCGCTCGATGGTGGAGGCGCGCGCCCTCGTCATAGACGGGGTGTTCCGGAAGATCTTCGACGGTACGGGCTCGGCGCCGGAGGTCCTGGGCGCCCACCGTGACGCCCTGGTCTCCGTACGCCGCCGGGCCGAGGAGGCCGCACGGGCGGCGCGCGGCGGTGACCTCGACATCCTCATCGGATACGACCTGCGGTTCTGGCGGGAGCTGGGCGCGGTCGTCGGGAACACGTACATCACCGACTTCCTGCACCGGCTGCGCGTGCAGGCGTGGGTCTTCGCCGTCCCGTACCTGCGGGGCGACACCGATGTGCGGGACTGGCTGTGGAACGGCCACCAGGTGCTGGTGGAGGCGATCATCGCCGCGGACGGCGACGAGGTACGCGCGATCCTCGACGGCTACTACGCGCACGGGCTGAAGTGGGCGGACCGGCTGGCCGCGGACGACCCCCCGCACCCCGGCCGGGGCTGA
- a CDS encoding SLATT domain-containing protein, whose product MSQPEMQPEGPHRKESGGSGADTGIESSGSRYGAGSGDLTGRAFPLGDWGEPAERLDELYRWVEAGALDTADWYLRDRIRKRRAARLLRFGTAAGVVAGAALPLLDLTGELTGSAGWGYLSLLLGAACMACDRYFGLTSGWIRNLATAQAVQRRLQVLQFDWASECVREMLGPTEGTASEAAERCLGVLRRFSEDVTELVRMETADWMVEFRAGPAPMGMQSLVSGGAGPRPEQGAPPGRLTMPSVTRPNMPRQRPPEPPR is encoded by the coding sequence GTGAGTCAGCCGGAGATGCAGCCCGAGGGGCCGCACCGCAAGGAGTCCGGCGGATCCGGTGCAGATACCGGAATCGAGTCGTCCGGTTCGCGCTACGGTGCGGGTTCCGGGGACCTGACCGGCCGCGCCTTCCCCCTCGGCGACTGGGGCGAACCCGCGGAACGGCTCGACGAGCTCTACCGCTGGGTCGAGGCGGGCGCCCTGGACACCGCCGACTGGTATCTGCGCGACCGGATCCGCAAGCGGCGCGCGGCCAGGCTCCTGCGCTTCGGCACGGCGGCCGGGGTGGTCGCGGGCGCCGCCCTCCCGCTGCTCGACCTGACCGGGGAGCTGACCGGGTCGGCCGGCTGGGGCTATCTGTCCCTGCTGCTGGGGGCCGCGTGCATGGCGTGCGACCGGTACTTCGGACTGACCTCGGGATGGATAAGGAACCTCGCGACGGCACAGGCCGTGCAGCGGCGTCTGCAGGTGCTCCAGTTCGACTGGGCCTCGGAGTGCGTACGGGAGATGCTCGGGCCGACCGAGGGAACGGCCAGCGAGGCCGCGGAGCGCTGCCTGGGCGTCCTGCGCCGGTTCTCGGAGGACGTCACCGAACTGGTGCGCATGGAGACCGCGGACTGGATGGTGGAGTTCCGGGCGGGGCCCGCGCCCATGGGGATGCAGTCGCTGGTCTCGGGCGGGGCCGGCCCGCGACCGGAGCAGGGGGCACCGCCGGGGCGCCTCACCATGCCCTCGGTGACCCGGCCGAACATGCCGCGCCAGCGACCGCCGGAGCCGCCCCGCTGA
- a CDS encoding YbaB/EbfC family nucleoid-associated protein, translating into MIPGGGQPNMQQLLQQAQKMQQDLAEAQEELARTEVEGQAGGGLVKATVTGSGELRALVIDPKAVDPEDTETLADLVVAAVQAANENAQQLQQQKLGPLAQGLGGMPGLPF; encoded by the coding sequence GTGATTCCCGGTGGTGGCCAGCCCAATATGCAGCAGCTGCTCCAGCAGGCCCAGAAGATGCAGCAGGATCTTGCCGAGGCCCAGGAGGAGCTGGCGAGGACCGAGGTCGAGGGTCAGGCGGGCGGCGGTCTGGTGAAGGCCACCGTGACCGGGTCCGGCGAGCTCCGCGCCCTGGTGATCGACCCCAAGGCGGTGGACCCGGAGGACACGGAGACGCTCGCCGACCTGGTGGTGGCCGCGGTGCAGGCGGCGAACGAGAACGCCCAGCAGCTCCAGCAGCAGAAGCTGGGCCCGCTGGCGCAGGGCCTGGGCGGCATGCCCGGTCTCCCCTTCTGA
- the recR gene encoding recombination mediator RecR, which translates to MYEGVVQELIDELGRLPGVGPKSAQRIAFHILQAEPTDVRRLAHALLEVKDKVRFCEICGNVAQQEQCGICRDARRDRTVICVVEEPKDVVAIERTREFRGRYHVLGGAISPIEGVGPDDLRIRELLARLADGSITELILATDPNLEGEATATYLARMVKPMGLRVTRLASGLPVGGDLEYADEVTLGRAFEGRRLLDV; encoded by the coding sequence TTGTACGAAGGCGTGGTTCAGGAGCTCATCGACGAACTGGGCAGGCTGCCCGGCGTCGGCCCCAAGAGCGCGCAGCGGATCGCCTTCCACATCCTGCAGGCGGAGCCCACCGACGTACGCCGTCTCGCCCATGCCCTCCTCGAGGTCAAGGACAAGGTCCGCTTCTGCGAGATCTGCGGCAACGTCGCCCAGCAGGAGCAGTGCGGGATCTGCCGGGACGCGCGCCGCGACCGCACGGTCATCTGCGTGGTCGAGGAACCGAAGGACGTCGTCGCGATCGAGCGGACCCGTGAGTTCCGGGGCCGCTATCACGTCCTCGGCGGCGCGATCAGCCCGATCGAGGGTGTCGGCCCCGACGATCTGCGCATCCGTGAGCTGCTGGCCCGGCTCGCGGACGGTTCCATCACGGAGCTGATCCTCGCGACGGACCCCAACCTGGAGGGCGAGGCCACCGCGACGTACCTGGCGCGGATGGTCAAGCCGATGGGCCTGCGGGTGACGCGGCTGGCCAGCGGCCTGCCGGTGGGCGGCGACCTGGAGTACGCGGACGAGGTCACCCTCGGCCGCGCGTTCGAGGGGAGGCGGCTGCTCGATGTCTGA